The nucleotide sequence GCCCGCGTCGGCGGGTTCGAGCGGCGCGAACGGCCCCTCGGCGAGCGGGCCGTAGCGCTCTCTGCCTCCGGCGCGATAAAGGGTGATGGTCGGGGCGCGCAGCGCATACGCGACGTGCGCGGGGCCCGAGTCGTTGGTGATGAAAAGGGCGAGGCGCGTCAGCGCGGCGCCGAAGGGCCCGAGGGCGGTCCGGCCGACGAGGTTCCGGCAACCGGGGATGCGCGCCTCGAGCACCGCCGCCTCTTCCGAGACGGTCGCCCCGCCGAGGAGCACGATGCTGCCGCCGTAGCGGCGATGCAGCGTGCGAGCGACTTCGACGAAGCGCTCGAGCGGCCAGCGCCGCCGCGGATCGTGCGATCCCGGATGCAGGCCGATGATCGGCTGCGGCAGCCCCGCGAGCAGCGCCTGCGCGTTCGCCCGATCGGAGGGGAAGAGGGGGTACGTCATTTCCTCTCCCCGCGGCAGGGCGCCGAGGAACCCGACGAGCCCGAGCAGGCGGCGGATCTCGTGTCCGTGATCCGGCCAGGGCAGGCACGCGTCGAGCAGCGAGGTATCGTCACCCGGCCGCGCGAAGCCCGCGGTGCTCGCCGCGCCCAGCATGAGCGTGAACGGATTGGCATACACGCCCGAGCCCTGCAGCTGGATCGCGAGATCGAAGCGCTCCCGCTGCATGCGCCGGAAAAAATCGAGCGCCCGCCGGGGATCGAAGAACTGCTGCGCGATGCCCGGATAACCGGGAAAGGCGATGAAGCCGTCGAGATAGGGCGACCGCACGACCGCGTCCTGCAACGCGGGAAGCGTGATCATGACCAGCTCGGCCTCGGGCAGCGCGTGTCGCAGGGCGCGCAGCGCCGGAGACGTGCACAGGAAGTCGCCGAGGCGCGAGGCGCGCAACAGCGCGACCTTGTGCGGCGGCCGCGGCAGGAGCGAGAGCAGGTTTTCGCCGTGCGCGTGTTCAACCATAGGCTTTCTCCGGAAGCAGGGTGAAGCGCGCGGCCATTTCGTCGAGCAGCACCAGGGCATGACCGTCGACGGTGCCTGCCGCATTCAGCACGGTCGACGGTTCCTCGGCGTGCCACGTCCCCGAGGGCATGATCGCGGCGCCGCCGTAGCGGCGCATGAGCAGGTTCTGCGCCAGCACCTCCTCGCCCGAGTGCCAGCGGGGCAGGCGGGGCCAGAAGGCGAAGCCGCCCACGTCGAGCAGCTTCGCGCGGTCGTAGAGCACGCACGACGCCACCCAGGCGACCTTGTAGAGCCGCGTGGCGGCGGGAGCGTGCTTCAGCGTGGCGTGGTAGAGGTTGGCGGCACGGTGCAGATGACGGCGCTCCCACGCCGGGCTGCCCGGCTCGACCGTCTCGGGACGCACCGGCCCGTCCCAGAACTCGACGCGCTGCTGGTCGGGGCGCACGTCCTCGCGGAACGACAGGCCCGACGGGAACGCGCCGACGAAGCCGCAGCGCTCGCGCGCAAGGGCGGTCACCAGCGCGTCGAGCACCCACGGCTCCATGAGCACGTCGTCGTCGAGGTACAGCACGAGCTCGGCCGTCGCCGCCTCGAGAAGGAACTGCCGCTGCTCCGCGATGCCGCGGCGTTCGTCGCGACGGTGCCACGCGACCGGCGCGCTCAGGGTCTCGACGATGCGTTTCAGCGAGGCGATCGTCGGATGCGCCAGCGCGGGCGCTTCGCTCTGGTCGGCGACGATCAAACGGTAGTCGCGGTACCGCTGGGCCGCGAGACCCGAGAGCGTCATGGCGAGCGCGAGCGGCCGATCGCACGTGGGCAGCAGCACGTCAACGCGGGGCATGCCGGCGCTCCTCCCATCCGATGCCGAGCGCCCGCGGCGCGTCCACCCGCCGGTCCGGCACCGTCGTCGGGACCTCCTGGTGATACACGCCCGACGGCAGGATGCCGCAGCCGCCGTAGCGCGCCATGACGCGCAGCTGCGCGAGCACGTCTTCGCCGCAGTGCGCGACGGGCAGGTCGCGCCAGAAACCGAAGCCGCCGCAGGCACGGAGCTTCCCGGTGTCGTACATCACGCACCCGCCGATCCATGCGACGCGGTAGGTTCGCCAGGCGCCGGCCGGCAGCGCGAGCCGACGCTGAACGTGATAGAGGTTCGCGGCGTTGTGCAGCCGGTGCCGCCGCCACGCCGGGGAATCGGGCGGTACGGCCTCCGGTCGGACGCGGCCCTCCCAGAACTCGACATGCTGCTCGTGCGGGCGCACGTCGTCCGCGTGACTCAGGCCGATGACCGCCTGGCCGACGAATCCGCACTGCTCGGCGGTGAGTGCCTGCAGCAGAGTGCCGATCACCCCGGGTTCGAGGATCAGGTCGTCGTCGAGGAACAGCGCGAAGGGCGCCTGCACGCGATCGAGGAGAAAATGACGATGCTCGGCCAGTCCGCGCGGCGGCAGGTGCCGGTGCGTCTCCACCGTGTGCCCGTGGGCGCGCAGGACGCGCAGGGTCGCCTGGACTTCGCCGGCGCGCACGGAGTCGCCGTGAACGGTCTGGTCCGAGATCACCACCCGGAAGCCGCGGAACGCCTGCGCGCACAGGCTCGTCAGCGTCACGGCGAGCGCGGCCGGGCGATTGCAGGTCGGTATGAGGACGTCGACGTTCGGGCTCACCGGGTCGCTCTCGTCTCCCGGTTCACGCTGGTCCGAAGGTCGCGCCCCCGGTTCATCCGCCCACCACCCGCCGGATGCGCTCGATGATTCCGCTCGTGGAGCGGTCGCCGACGTAGGGAAGAATGCACACGGCGCCGCCCAGACTCTCGACGAGCGCGGCCTCGGGGAGCGTGTCGCGCGTGTAGTCGCCGCCCTTCACGTAGATGTCGGGCCGCGCGGCCGAGATGAGCTCGCGCGGGGAATCGTCGTCGAAGGCGACGACGTAGTCCACGTAGCTGAGCGCGGCGAGCACCTTGAGGCGATCCTCGAGCGCGTTGATCGGGCGGCCGCGGCCCTTCAGCCGCGCGACGCTCGCGTCCGCGTTCACGCCGACGATCAGCACGTCGCCCAGGCCCTTCGCGCGATTGAGCAGCGTGACGTGCCCGCGATGGAGGATGTCGAAGCAGCCGTTGGTGAAGACGATGCGCCGCCCGGCGGCGCGCTCCGCCTCCACCCGCTGCGCGAGCGCGCGCGCGTCGGGCACGCGCTTTTCGCCGCCCGCGAACAGCGCGCGCAGCTCGGCGGTGCTGCACACCGCCGTGCCGTCCTTGCCGACGACCACCGCCGCCGCCGCCGATGCGATCTCCGCGGCCTCGGGCGTCTCCGCGCCCGACGCCAGGGCGAGCGCCAGCGCGGCGACGTACGTGTCGCCGCCGCCGGTGGTGCGCGGCGCGCGCGCCGGGCGGGCGTACGTGCGGTAGGGCGCGCGGCCGTGCTCGAGAATGATCGCGCCGTCGGTGTCCAGCGTGACCGCCGCGATACGCGCGCCGGTGCGTTGCAGCAGGCGCTCGCTCTGGGCCGCGATGCGCTCGGCGCGCCCGCCGCGCGCGGCGTCGGCGGTGCGTTCGAGCAGCGCGAGGGCCTGGGTGTAACTGGGCTTCACGACGGTCGGCGCGACGACGGCGAAGCGCGTGAGGCGGCGCGAGTCGACCACGACCGGTGCCGTGAACCGGCCTCCGAGTCCGGCGAGCGCACCGAGCACGGTCGCCGTGAACACGCCGTAGCCGTAATCCGAGAGAACGACGACGTCCGCCTCCGCGCACGCGGCGAGCGCGCGATCGAGCAGCGCGTGCTCGATGTCCGCGGCAAGCGCGCGCCGCGCGCCGGAATCGAAGCGCGCGACCATCTGTCCGTCCGCGACGAGCCGGTGCTTGGCGGGCGTGCGACGTGCGCGGTCGACGATGAGCGAGGTGTCGTCCACGCCGCGTTCCCGGAGCGCGCGGCGCAGCCGCGCGCCGTCGGCGTCCTCGCCGATCACGGAGACGAACGTCACGCGACCGCCGAGCGCCGCGAGATTCGCCGCGGCGTTGGCGGCGCCGCCCGGCAGGTCCTGCGTGGCGTCGATCTGGACGAGCGGAACGGGCGCCTCGCGACAGAGGCGCTCGACGCGACCCTGGAGATAAACATCGAGGAGCGCGTCGCCGATCACCGTGACGCGCCGCTCCGGAAGCGCATCGGCGATCTGCGCGAGATCGATGGGCACCGCTGTTCCCTCAGCAATCGATTCGTCGCGAACGAGTCGAAGCATACCAGAGACGAGCGCGTACACCAGCCCGTAACTTCATCCCGATGCGGCCGAGACGAAGCGGCTCGGCAAAGTCCCTGAAGCGATCAAAGGAACCGCGCGCGGCTGTCGCCAATCGGTTACACGTGTCGCGCTCGGGCCGACGGCGCTCAGTACTTTTGCGGATGCACGCACGCGGCCGCTTGACGGCAGAATGCCTCGAAAGAACCGCTGTCCGAAGCGGCCGCCAGCCGTCCGCCACGCAGTTGGAATCGAGGGAACGTCATGGTCGCAAGGATTGCGATGATCAGTGAGCACGCGTCCCCGCTGGCCACGCTGGGTGGCGTGGACAGCGGCGGACAGAACGTCTATGTAGCGCAACTCGCGAATCAGCTTGCCGCGCGCGGTTACCAGGTCGACGTGTTCACGCGGCGCGACCAGGAGACGCTGCCGGACGTCGTGAAGTTCATCAGCCGCGTGCGCGTCGTGCACGTGAAGGCCGGCCCGCCGGTACCGATCCCCAAGGAGCAGCTGCTGCCGTACATGCCGGAGTTCGCCCGGCAGATGAGCCTCTATTGTCGGCGCCAGCGCATGCCCTACGACGTCGTGCACGCGAACTTCTGGACCTCCGGCGTCGTCGCGATGGCCCTGAAGGCGGAGCTGGACCTGCCGTTCGTGATCACGTTCCACGCGCTGGGTCGGGTGCGCCGCCTGCATCAGGGCGAGGCGGACCACTTTCCGGACGAGCGTCCGGAGATCGAGGAGCGGATCATCGCCGCGGCCGACTGCGTGATCGCGGAGTGCGCCCAGGATCGCGCAGACCTCCTGAACCTCTACGGGGCCGACCCCGCGCGGATCCGCATCGTGCCCTGCGGCTTCGACAGCGCGGAGCTTTGGCCCGTGGAGAAATGCGTCGCGCGGCGCGTGTTGGGGTTCGCGCCGGGCGAACGCATCGTCGCGAGCATCGGCCGCCTGGTGCCGCGCAAGGGAATCGATGTCGCCATCCGGGCGCTCGGCCGGCTCTGGCGGGAGCACGGCGTGGACGCGCGGCTCGTCGTGGTGGGCGGCGAGTCCGAGCTGCCGTGCCCGACGGCGACCCCGGAGATCGCGCGGCTGCATCGCATCGCGGCCGAGGAAGGCGTGGACGACCGGGTGACGTTCACCGGCTCCTGCCGTCGGCAGCTGCTGCGCTATTACTACAGCGCCGCGGACGTCTTCGTGACGACCCCGTGGTACGAGCCGTTCGGGATCACGCCCGTCGAGGCGATGGCCTGCGGCACGCCGGTCATCGGGACGAGCGTGGGCGGCATCAAGACCACGATACGCCACGGGCGCACCGGCTTCCTGATTCCGCCGCACAGCGCCGATGCGCTCGCCGCGCGCCTCGCGGAGCTCCTCGGCGCGCCCGAGCTGCGTCGGGCGCTCGGCGACGCGGGCCGCGAACGGGCCAACCGGCACTTCACGTGGGCGCAGGTCGCCGACCGCGTCGCCTCTCTCTACGCGCACGTCATCGCCGCCGGGGCGGAGCAGCGCGCCGGCAACGCCAACGCCTGAGCGGGAGGGGAGGCCGATGCAGGAAGGATCGGGGATGCCGGCTCTGCGCGGGAAGGTCGCGCTCGTGACGGGCGGGGCGCGCGGCCTCGGCGCGGAGGTCTGCCGGGTGCTCGCGCGCCACGGCGCCGATGTCGTGTGCGCGGACGTCCGCGAGGACCTCGCCGAGGGGCTCGTGCAGGAGATCCGCGGCGCGGAGGGGCAGGCGAGCACGATCGCGCTCGACGTGCGCGACCCGCAAGCCGTCGCGGACGCCGTCGGGCGCCTGGTTCGCAGCCACGACCGGGTGGACATCGTCGTCAACAACGCGGCGATCGACATCACGGTGGCCGCCGACGAGCTCGCGGTCGATGACTGGCGGCGCATCATCGACACGAATCTGAACGGGCCGTACTGGCTCTGCCGCAGCGTCTTCCCCGTGATGAAGCGGCAAGGAGGCGGGCAGATCGTCAACATCGCGTCGACGGCGGCGAAGCGCGCCTGGCCGAACGCGACCGGCTACCACGCGAGCAAGTGGGGCCTGCTCGGGTTGAGCCACGCGCTCCACGCCGAGGGACGCGCGCACGGCATCAAGGTGACGGCGGTGGTGAGCGGAGGGATGCGCACGCCGTTCCTGCTGGACCGGTTCCCCGACATCGACGTCAACACGCTGCAGGACCCGCGGCACGTGGCCGACACGATCCTGTTCGTGCTGACGCGCCCGCCCGAGACGGTGATTCCGGAGATCATGGTGCTGCCGATGACGGAGACGTCCTGGCCGTGACGGTCAAGGCGATATTCCTCGACAAAGACGGCACGCTGATCGAGAACGTGCCGTACAACACGGATCCGTCCCGGGTCCGCCTGACTCCGGGTGCCGGCCCCGCGCTCGTGCGCCTGCACACGCTCGGCTACGCGCTCATCGTCGTCTCGAACCAGCCCGGCATCGCGCACGGGTTCTTCGCGCCGCGCGCGCTCGACGCGGTGTACGAACGACTGCGGATCCTGCTCGCGCCGTACCACGTTCCGCTCGCGGGGTTCTATTACTGCCCGCATCACCCCGCCGGGCGCGTGCCGCGCTACGCGACCGCCTGCGGCTGCCGCAAACCGGCGCCCGGCCTGCTGCTCGCGGCCGCGACGATCCACGGCGTCCATCTCGAGCGGTCATGGATGATCGGCGACATCCTCGACGACGTGGAGGCCGGGCAGCGCGCCGGCTGCCGCACCGTGCTCGTCGACAACGGCAACGAAACCGAGTGGCGCCAGGGACCGTTCCGCGCGCCGGACGCGACCGCGACGGACCTCCGGGGCGCCGCGGAGCGCATCGCGCGGTGTGCCGCCTGGAGCGAACGCTATTACCGGCGGGAGGTGCGCGCGTGAGCGGACCACCCCGCTGGGAGACCGCGCGAAACCTGTTGTGCGTGCGGCTCGACGCGCTCGGCGATGTCCTCATGACGGGACCCGCCATCGCGGCGCTCAAACGCGCGCGGCCGGACCGGCACGTGACCGTGCTCACCTCGCCGGCGGGCGCCGCGATCGCGCAGTACCTGCCCGGGATCGACGCGCTGATCGTCCATCGCTCGCCCTGGGTCAAGGCGACGGCGCCGCGGGCGCGCGTCGGGGACGATCGCGTGCTGCTGGCGCGCCTGCGCACCCGGGACTTCGATGCGGCCGTGATCTTCACGGTGTACAGCCAGAGCGCGCTGCCGGCGGCGACGTACTGCTACCTCGCCGGCATTCCGCTGCGCCTCGCGCACTGCCGGGAGAATCCGTACGGGCTGCTGACGGACTGGGCGCCGGAGACGGAGCCGCAGCAGGGCGTGCGGCACGAAGTGCAGCGGCAGCTCGATCTCGTCGCCCGCGTCGGAGCGCGCATCGACGACGACCGGCTGCGCCTCAACGTTCCCGCCGAGAGCTTCGCCAAGGCGCAGGTGCTGGTCGCCGGCCTGCGGCTCGGCCGGAACGCACGCTGGGCGCTCGTGCACCCGGGCGCCAGCGCTCCCTCCCGGCGCTATCCACCGGAAGGGTTCGCGCGCGCGGCCGATCTGCTGGTCCGGGAGCACGGTTGTCACGTCGTCTACACGGGAAGCGCGGCGGAATCCGCGCTGATCGCCGAGATCCGGGCGCACATGCGCTCGCCCTCGCACTCGCTCGCCGGGCGGTGCGATCTCGGCACGCTGAGCGCGCTCATCGCGCTCGCGCCCGTGCTGGTCGTCAACAACACCGGGCCGGCGCACATCGCGGCCGCGGTCGGCACCCCGGTCGTCGATCTCTACGCGCTCACGAACCCGCAGCACACGCCGTGGCGCGTGGAGAGCCGGGTCCTGTATCACGACGTGCCGTGCAAGAACTGCTACAAAAGCGTCTGCCCGATCGGCCATCACGACTGCCTGCGGCGCGTTCCGCCGGAAGCCGTCGCCCGGGCGGCCGTGGAGCTCCTGGAGGGCACGCCGCAGGGCGAGCGCGTGCGGGTCGCGCAGGGAGCGCGCTAGATGTACACCCTCGGCATCAACGCGGCCTACCACGATTCCTCGGCGTGCCTCGTGCACGACGGCGTCGTCGTCGCCGCGGCGGAGGAAGAGCGGTTCACGCGTATCAAGCACGCGAAACGTCCGGTGCCGTTCTCGGCCTGGGAGCTCCCGTACCACGCGATCGATTTCTGCCTCGCGAGCGCCGGCGTCGACATCGGCGCGCTCGATCACGTCGCCTACGCGTACGATCCGCAGCAGCTGCTGCGCGACGGCCGGTCGGCCGTGGTCGCGCTGCCGCTCCAGCCGAGCGCGCACCCGATCCCCGAAGGGTGGGATTCGCCGTGGGAGCCGCTGTTCGTCTCCTACGTCGTCAACGCCCCGCGCCTCCTGGTCGACGGCGTGCCCCACCATCTGCAACGCCGCTTCGGCAAGGCCGGGGCCGCGCGTTACCGCTGGCATTTCGTCGATCACCACCTCGCGCACGAGGCGAGTGCTTTCCTGCCGTCGCCCTTCGATAGCGCCGCCGTGCTGACGATGGACGGACGCGGCGAGCGCGCGACCACGAGCTACGCGGTCGGGCAGGGCACCGGGCTCGAGCGCCTCGCGCAGATCGACCTGCCGCATTCGCTCGGCCTCCTGTACGAGGAGGTGACGCGCTACCTCGGCTTTCTGCATTCGTCGGACGAGTACAAGGTCATGGCTCTCGCCTCGTTCGGCAAGCCGCGCTACCGCGAGCTGTTTCGCGAGATTCTCGAGAGCGGGCCGGACGGCCGCTACCGGATCAACGACGTCCCGCTCGCCGAGCGTCTCGGTCCCGCGCGGCGTCGCGGCGAGGCGCTGGAGGAGCGTCACTTCGACGTGGCCTGCTCCCTGCAGAAGGCCCTCGAGGAGACCGTGCTCGGCATGGCGCGCTGGCTGCACGAGCAGACCGGCGAGCGCCGGTTGTGCCTGGCCGGCGGCGTCGCGCTCAACTGCGTGATGAACGGGCGGCTGTTGCGGGAAGGGCCGTACGACGACATCTGGGTCCAGCCGGCGGCCGGCGACGCCGGCACCGCGCTCGGGGCGGCGCTCTGGATCGATGCGCGCGAGCGGAACGACGGCGAGCGCCGTTACACGATGGATCACGCGCTGCTCGGCCCGTCGTACGACGAACGCGAGATCGAGGCGGTGCTGCGTCGCGCCGGCGTCCGTTACCGGCGTCTGCCCGGCCTCGACGACGTGGCCGAGCTGCTCGCGCGCGACCGGATCGTCGCCTGGTTCCAGGGCGCGATGGAGTTCGGGCCGCGTGCGCTCGGCGGCCGATCGATCCTCGCCTCGCCGATGTCGCCGTCGATGCAGGCGCGCCTGAACGACATCAAGGACCGCGAGGATTTCCGCCCGGTGGCCCCGGTCGTCCTGGAGGAGGAGGCGCCGGACTGGTTCGCGGGCTGCCGGCGCTCGCCGTTCATGCTGTTCGTGTACGACGTGCTACCCGAACGGCGCGCGCGCATCCCGGCGGTCGCGCACGTCGACGGCACGGCGCGGGTGCAGACCGTCAACCGCGAGCAGCACCCCGTCTACTATGACCTGCTGCGCGCCTTCCAGGCCCGCACGGGCGTGCCGGTGCTGGTCAACACCTCGTTCAACACGCGCGGCGAGCCGATCGTGTGCACGCCGCGCGACGCGCTCGAGTGCTTCGCGAGCTCGCCGCTGGATGCCCTGGTCATGGGACCGTTTCTGCTCGAGAAACGGGAGCTGCTCAATGACGTTGCGCGTTTCCGTCGTCGTACCGACGTACCGGCGCCCGTTTCTGCTTGACCGGTGCCTGCGGGCGCTCGTCGGGCAGGACCTGCCGCGGGGGGAATACGAGATCGTCGTGGTCGACGACGCCAATGACGCCAAGACGCGCGAGGTCGTCGAGGACTATGGACGCGAGGGCGACATCGCGCCGCCGATCCGCTACGAGTGCGTCACCGGCCGCCACGGTCCCGCGATCGCGCGCAACCGCGGCTGGCGCGCGGCGCGCGCCCCCATCGTGTCGTTCACGGACGACGACTGCGTTCCGCAATCCGACTGGCTTCGCCACGGCCTTCTGGCGCTCGACGGCGGCGCGGCGGCCGCGTGGGGACGGATCCGTGTCCCGCTGCCGCCCGAGCCGACCGATTACGAGCGCGATGCCGCGCGGCTCGCCGACGCCGGCTTCGTTACGGCGAACTGCTTCTGTCGGCGGGAGGCGCTGCAGGCCGTCGGCGGACTGGACGAGCGTTTCACGGCCGCGTTTCGCGAGGACAGCGATCTCTACTTTTCCCTGCTCGAGCGCGGGCTGCCGGTCGTGCACGCGCCGCGGGCGATCGTCGTGCATCCGCTGCGGCCGGCCGGGTGGGGAGAGAGCCTGCGGCAGCAACGCAAGATCCTGTTCGATGCGTTGCTCTACAAGAAACACCCGGCCCTGTACCGGGCGCGCATCCGGCGCACGCCGCGCTGGGATTACTACGGCATCGTCGCGCTCCTGGGCCTCGCGCTCGGCGGTGCGGCCGCCGGCGCGACGGGCGTGGCCCTTGGCGCGGGGGCCGGCTGGGCCGGCATGACGGCGCAGCTCTTCGCGACGCGTCTCGCCGGCACCCGGCGCTCGCCCGCGCACGTGGCCGAGATGGCGCTCACCTCGGCCTTGATCCCGCCGCTCGCCGTGTACTGGCGCCTCGTGGGCGCCGTCCGGTTTCGCACCGCGTTCTTTTGACGAACACATGGCGCCGCCCATCGCCTTCGCGCAGATCGAGCCCGTGGGACAGTGCAACCTGCGCTGCCGCATGTGTCCGATCCAGTTCCGCCGGGACGGCCCGCCCCACGGTCCGCTCGCGTTCATGCCGCTCGCCACCTTCCGGCGCCTGATCGACCAGCTCCCGGACCTTCGGTCCTTGCACCTGCAAGGCATGGGCGAGCCGCTGATGCATCCGCAGTTCTTCGAGATGGTGCGCTACGCGGCCGCCCGCGGCGTGCGCGTGTCCACGAACACCAACCTCACGCTCCTGTCCGAGCGGCGCGCGCGGCTGTGCGTGGAAAGCGGACTGCACGAGTTGCATGTCTCCATCGACGGAGCGACCGCGGCGACCTACGAGGCGATCCGGGTGCGGTCGCGCTTCGCGCGGGTGCTGCGCCACCTGGAGTGGCTGCAACGCGCGCGCGAGGCGTGCAAGGCCTCGGCGCCCGAAGTCCGGATCGTCGCCGTGGTCATGCGCCGCAACCTCGAGGAGCTGCCGGGGCTGGTGGAGCTGGCGCACCGGTACGGGGTGCGACGGGTCTTCGTCCAGCATTTGTGCCACGACTTCGCGGAGGAGAGCTTGCCCGCGGAGTACCGGCCGATGCGCCACTTCGTCGACGACGAGAGCCTGCTCGGCGTCCCGGTGGAGCGGATCGACGCGTGGTTCGGCCGCGCGCGCGAGCGCGCCCTGGCGCTCGGGGTGGACCTGCGGCTGCCGCGGGCGCGGCCGCGGGCGGAAGGGCCCGCCCCCGGGGCACGGCGCTGCGAGTGGCCCTGGCGCGGTCCTTATATAAGTTACCGCGGCGAGGCCATGCCGTGCTGCATGGTCTCCACGCCGGATCGCATCAACTTCGGGAACATGGCCGACCAGGGCATCGAGACCGTGTGGCGTTCCGCGCCCTACGAGGCCTTTCGCGCGGGCCTGGACGGGGACACGCCGCCCGAGGTGTGCCGCTCGTGCTCGGTTTACCAGGGAGTCTTTTGATATATGGCCCGAACTTCACAGGATGCACTGGCGGGCGACACGGCGGCGGCGTTGTCGCCCGGCCATCGCCTGGGACCGACGCTGCCCGAGCGCGTCGCGGTCTTCCGGGCGCTGCAGCTCGGCGACATGCTGTGCGCGGTCCCGGCGCTGCGCGCCCTGCGGGCCGCGCTGCCGCGCGCCCGCATCACGCTCATCGGCCTGCCGTGGGCGGGCGCGTTCGCGAGCCGTTTCGCCCGCGACGTCGACGACTTTCTCGCGTTTCCGGGCGGTTCGGGCCTGCCCGAGCGAAGCGCCACCGCGCCCGAGACCGAGGCATTCTACGCCCGTGCGCGTGCCGCGCGCTTCGACCTCGCGATCCAGCTGCACGGCGACGGCGAGCGCTCCAACGCGATCGTCGAGGAGATGGGCGCCCGCAGGCTGGCGGGGTTCTTCCGGCCCGGCGGACGCGCGCCGGAGCCGGAAC is from Sulfurifustis variabilis and encodes:
- a CDS encoding glycosyltransferase family 9 protein translates to MVEHAHGENLLSLLPRPPHKVALLRASRLGDFLCTSPALRALRHALPEAELVMITLPALQDAVVRSPYLDGFIAFPGYPGIAQQFFDPRRALDFFRRMQRERFDLAIQLQGSGVYANPFTLMLGAASTAGFARPGDDTSLLDACLPWPDHGHEIRRLLGLVGFLGALPRGEEMTYPLFPSDRANAQALLAGLPQPIIGLHPGSHDPRRRWPLERFVEVARTLHRRYGGSIVLLGGATVSEEAAVLEARIPGCRNLVGRTALGPFGAALTRLALFITNDSGPAHVAYALRAPTITLYRAGGRERYGPLAEGPFAPLEPADAGADALVSVDQALQAADTLLADATGKERIPCGETSEALRYAR
- a CDS encoding glycosyltransferase family 2 protein, whose product is MPRVDVLLPTCDRPLALAMTLSGLAAQRYRDYRLIVADQSEAPALAHPTIASLKRIVETLSAPVAWHRRDERRGIAEQRQFLLEAATAELVLYLDDDVLMEPWVLDALVTALARERCGFVGAFPSGLSFREDVRPDQQRVEFWDGPVRPETVEPGSPAWERRHLHRAANLYHATLKHAPAATRLYKVAWVASCVLYDRAKLLDVGGFAFWPRLPRWHSGEEVLAQNLLMRRYGGAAIMPSGTWHAEEPSTVLNAAGTVDGHALVLLDEMAARFTLLPEKAYG
- a CDS encoding glycosyltransferase family 2 protein yields the protein MSPNVDVLIPTCNRPAALAVTLTSLCAQAFRGFRVVISDQTVHGDSVRAGEVQATLRVLRAHGHTVETHRHLPPRGLAEHRHFLLDRVQAPFALFLDDDLILEPGVIGTLLQALTAEQCGFVGQAVIGLSHADDVRPHEQHVEFWEGRVRPEAVPPDSPAWRRHRLHNAANLYHVQRRLALPAGAWRTYRVAWIGGCVMYDTGKLRACGGFGFWRDLPVAHCGEDVLAQLRVMARYGGCGILPSGVYHQEVPTTVPDRRVDAPRALGIGWEERRHAPR
- the rfaE2 gene encoding D-glycero-beta-D-manno-heptose 1-phosphate adenylyltransferase; its protein translation is MPIDLAQIADALPERRVTVIGDALLDVYLQGRVERLCREAPVPLVQIDATQDLPGGAANAAANLAALGGRVTFVSVIGEDADGARLRRALRERGVDDTSLIVDRARRTPAKHRLVADGQMVARFDSGARRALAADIEHALLDRALAACAEADVVVLSDYGYGVFTATVLGALAGLGGRFTAPVVVDSRRLTRFAVVAPTVVKPSYTQALALLERTADAARGGRAERIAAQSERLLQRTGARIAAVTLDTDGAIILEHGRAPYRTYARPARAPRTTGGGDTYVAALALALASGAETPEAAEIASAAAAVVVGKDGTAVCSTAELRALFAGGEKRVPDARALAQRVEAERAAGRRIVFTNGCFDILHRGHVTLLNRAKGLGDVLIVGVNADASVARLKGRGRPINALEDRLKVLAALSYVDYVVAFDDDSPRELISAARPDIYVKGGDYTRDTLPEAALVESLGGAVCILPYVGDRSTSGIIERIRRVVGG
- a CDS encoding glycosyltransferase, with product MVARIAMISEHASPLATLGGVDSGGQNVYVAQLANQLAARGYQVDVFTRRDQETLPDVVKFISRVRVVHVKAGPPVPIPKEQLLPYMPEFARQMSLYCRRQRMPYDVVHANFWTSGVVAMALKAELDLPFVITFHALGRVRRLHQGEADHFPDERPEIEERIIAAADCVIAECAQDRADLLNLYGADPARIRIVPCGFDSAELWPVEKCVARRVLGFAPGERIVASIGRLVPRKGIDVAIRALGRLWREHGVDARLVVVGGESELPCPTATPEIARLHRIAAEEGVDDRVTFTGSCRRQLLRYYYSAADVFVTTPWYEPFGITPVEAMACGTPVIGTSVGGIKTTIRHGRTGFLIPPHSADALAARLAELLGAPELRRALGDAGRERANRHFTWAQVADRVASLYAHVIAAGAEQRAGNANA
- a CDS encoding SDR family oxidoreductase, coding for MPALRGKVALVTGGARGLGAEVCRVLARHGADVVCADVREDLAEGLVQEIRGAEGQASTIALDVRDPQAVADAVGRLVRSHDRVDIVVNNAAIDITVAADELAVDDWRRIIDTNLNGPYWLCRSVFPVMKRQGGGQIVNIASTAAKRAWPNATGYHASKWGLLGLSHALHAEGRAHGIKVTAVVSGGMRTPFLLDRFPDIDVNTLQDPRHVADTILFVLTRPPETVIPEIMVLPMTETSWP
- a CDS encoding D-glycero-alpha-D-manno-heptose-1,7-bisphosphate 7-phosphatase produces the protein MTVKAIFLDKDGTLIENVPYNTDPSRVRLTPGAGPALVRLHTLGYALIVVSNQPGIAHGFFAPRALDAVYERLRILLAPYHVPLAGFYYCPHHPAGRVPRYATACGCRKPAPGLLLAAATIHGVHLERSWMIGDILDDVEAGQRAGCRTVLVDNGNETEWRQGPFRAPDATATDLRGAAERIARCAAWSERYYRREVRA
- the waaF gene encoding lipopolysaccharide heptosyltransferase II — protein: MSGPPRWETARNLLCVRLDALGDVLMTGPAIAALKRARPDRHVTVLTSPAGAAIAQYLPGIDALIVHRSPWVKATAPRARVGDDRVLLARLRTRDFDAAVIFTVYSQSALPAATYCYLAGIPLRLAHCRENPYGLLTDWAPETEPQQGVRHEVQRQLDLVARVGARIDDDRLRLNVPAESFAKAQVLVAGLRLGRNARWALVHPGASAPSRRYPPEGFARAADLLVREHGCHVVYTGSAAESALIAEIRAHMRSPSHSLAGRCDLGTLSALIALAPVLVVNNTGPAHIAAAVGTPVVDLYALTNPQHTPWRVESRVLYHDVPCKNCYKSVCPIGHHDCLRRVPPEAVARAAVELLEGTPQGERVRVAQGAR